One genomic window of Dermacentor andersoni chromosome 8, qqDerAnde1_hic_scaffold, whole genome shotgun sequence includes the following:
- the LOC126526198 gene encoding galactokinase-like isoform X4, which translates to MAAEAASSYPSVPQLAMHALRKFRSEFGADPMYYGSAPGRVNLIGEHVDYCDGLVLPCAMPMYTVVVGSAVVGSTTCNVHSLSYPEPASFQLPSEEAPLKPGGPSWSNYVRGVVAHFPGHIRSGFNAVVISSVPAGAGLSSSAALEVAMFSFLRALLEPEELSDAHQAPLFCQKAEHEFAGVPCGIMDQMAAYWSKLGHALLLDCRSLALEHVPVNLTSVVILVTDSQVKHALTGGEYAQRRENCQAASAILGKSLRDASLEDLEGCRERMTLEQYRRARHVISEIRRTTQAAELLRKGDFRGLGELMNASHASLRDDFEVSCPELDELTRLSLESGAYGSRLTGAGFGGCTVTLIEERHLTAAMDNIKNNYKGQAIFYICKPSGGASYGRLRR; encoded by the exons ATGGCGGCAGAAGCGGCGTCCTCCTACCCGAGCGTTCCCCAGCTCGCGATGCATGCGCTGCGCAAATTTCGCTCGGAGTTCGGGGCGGATCCCATGTACTACGGAAGCGCGCCAGGGCGCGTCAACTTGATCGGCGAGCACGTGGACTACTGCGACGGCCTGGTCCTGCCATGC GCAATGCCGATGTACACTGTGGTCGTTGGCTCCGCTGTCGTGGGAAGCACCACGTGCAACGTCCACAGTTTAAGCTATCCTGAGCCGGCAAGCTTTCAGCTGCCATCAGAAGAGGCTCCTCTGAAACCAGGTGGACCATCGTGGAGTAATTATGTCCGGGGTGTCGTGGCTCATTTCCCAG GACACATACGGAGTGGCTTCAATGCGGTTGTGATCAGCTCGGTGCCTGCAGGAGCAGGCCTGTCCAGCTCGGCCGCATTGGAAGTGGCTATGTTCAGCTTCCTCAGGGCACTGCTTGAGCCAGAGGAACTAAG TGATGCACACCAGGCTCCACTATTCTGCCAGAAGGCAGAGCACGAGTTTGCCGGTGTGCCGTGCGGTATCATGGACCAGATGGCTGCCTACTGGAGCAAGCTGGGCCACGCCTTGCTTCTCGACTGTCG GTCCCTTGCCTTGGAGCATGTGCCCGTCAACCTGACCTCCGTGGTGATTCTGGTGACCGACTCGCAAGTGAAGCATGCTCTCACAGGTGGTGAATATGCCCAACGCCGCGAGAACTGCCAGGCTGCCAGTGCCATCCTCGGCAAGAGCCTGAGAGATGCTTCACTTGAAGATCTTGAAG GCTGTCGGGAACGAATGACATTGGAACAGTATCGGCGAGCCCGACACGTCATTTCTGAAATCCGGCGCACAACCCAAGCAGCTGAACTGCTCCGAAAGGGCGACTTCCGGGGCCTGGGCGAACTCATGAATGCCAGCCACGCATCTCTTAG GGACGACTTTGAGGTTTCCTGCCCCGAGCTGGATGAACTGACTCGGCTGAGCCTGGAGTCCGGAGCATACGGATCTCGGCTCACAGGCGCGGGATTTGGTGGTTGCACTGTGACGTTGATAGAGGAGCGGCACTTGACAGCTGCAATGGACAATATCAAG AATAACTACAAGGGACAAGCTATCTTCTACATCTGCAAGCCATCGGGAGGTGCATCTTATGGCCGC CTGCGCCGGTGA
- the LOC126526198 gene encoding galactokinase-like isoform X2 translates to MAAEAASSYPSVPQLAMHALRKFRSEFGADPMYYGSAPGRVNLIGEHVDYCDGLVLPCAMPMYTVVVGSAVVGSTTCNVHSLSYPEPASFQLPSEEAPLKPGGPSWSNYVRGVVAHFPGHIRSGFNAVVISSVPAGAGLSSSAALEVAMFSFLRALLEPEELSDAHQAPLFCQKAEHEFAGVPCGIMDQMAAYWSKLGHALLLDCRSLALEHVPVNLTSVVILVTDSQVKHALTGGEYAQRRENCQAASAILGKSLRDASLEDLEGCRERMTLEQYRRARHVISEIRRTTQAAELLRKGDFRGLGELMNASHASLRDDFEVSCPELDELTRLSLESGAYGSRLTGAGFGGCTVTLIEERHLTAAMDNIKNNYKGQAIFYICKPSGGASYGRVGSVKNGPMSCKFCLPVAPTGVIFSWSAATNL, encoded by the exons ATGGCGGCAGAAGCGGCGTCCTCCTACCCGAGCGTTCCCCAGCTCGCGATGCATGCGCTGCGCAAATTTCGCTCGGAGTTCGGGGCGGATCCCATGTACTACGGAAGCGCGCCAGGGCGCGTCAACTTGATCGGCGAGCACGTGGACTACTGCGACGGCCTGGTCCTGCCATGC GCAATGCCGATGTACACTGTGGTCGTTGGCTCCGCTGTCGTGGGAAGCACCACGTGCAACGTCCACAGTTTAAGCTATCCTGAGCCGGCAAGCTTTCAGCTGCCATCAGAAGAGGCTCCTCTGAAACCAGGTGGACCATCGTGGAGTAATTATGTCCGGGGTGTCGTGGCTCATTTCCCAG GACACATACGGAGTGGCTTCAATGCGGTTGTGATCAGCTCGGTGCCTGCAGGAGCAGGCCTGTCCAGCTCGGCCGCATTGGAAGTGGCTATGTTCAGCTTCCTCAGGGCACTGCTTGAGCCAGAGGAACTAAG TGATGCACACCAGGCTCCACTATTCTGCCAGAAGGCAGAGCACGAGTTTGCCGGTGTGCCGTGCGGTATCATGGACCAGATGGCTGCCTACTGGAGCAAGCTGGGCCACGCCTTGCTTCTCGACTGTCG GTCCCTTGCCTTGGAGCATGTGCCCGTCAACCTGACCTCCGTGGTGATTCTGGTGACCGACTCGCAAGTGAAGCATGCTCTCACAGGTGGTGAATATGCCCAACGCCGCGAGAACTGCCAGGCTGCCAGTGCCATCCTCGGCAAGAGCCTGAGAGATGCTTCACTTGAAGATCTTGAAG GCTGTCGGGAACGAATGACATTGGAACAGTATCGGCGAGCCCGACACGTCATTTCTGAAATCCGGCGCACAACCCAAGCAGCTGAACTGCTCCGAAAGGGCGACTTCCGGGGCCTGGGCGAACTCATGAATGCCAGCCACGCATCTCTTAG GGACGACTTTGAGGTTTCCTGCCCCGAGCTGGATGAACTGACTCGGCTGAGCCTGGAGTCCGGAGCATACGGATCTCGGCTCACAGGCGCGGGATTTGGTGGTTGCACTGTGACGTTGATAGAGGAGCGGCACTTGACAGCTGCAATGGACAATATCAAG AATAACTACAAGGGACAAGCTATCTTCTACATCTGCAAGCCATCGGGAGGTGCATCTTATGGCCGC
- the LOC126526198 gene encoding galactokinase-like isoform X3, whose amino-acid sequence MAAEAASSYPSVPQLAMHALRKFRSEFGADPMYYGSAPGRVNLIGEHVDYCDGLVLPCAMPMYTVVVGSAVVGSTTCNVHSLSYPEPASFQLPSEEAPLKPGGPSWSNYVRGVVAHFPGHIRSGFNAVVISSVPAGAGLSSSAALEVAMFSFLRALLEPEELSDAHQAPLFCQKAEHEFAGVPCGIMDQMAAYWSKLGHALLLDCRSLALEHVPVNLTSVVILVTDSQVKHALTGGEYAQRRENCQAASAILGKSLRDASLEDLEGCRERMTLEQYRRARHVISEIRRTTQAAELLRKGDFRGLGELMNASHASLRDDFEVSCPELDELTRLSLESGAYGSRLTGAGFGGCTVTLIEERHLTAAMDNIKNNYKGQAIFYICKPSGGASYGRVSSLDSAVEC is encoded by the exons ATGGCGGCAGAAGCGGCGTCCTCCTACCCGAGCGTTCCCCAGCTCGCGATGCATGCGCTGCGCAAATTTCGCTCGGAGTTCGGGGCGGATCCCATGTACTACGGAAGCGCGCCAGGGCGCGTCAACTTGATCGGCGAGCACGTGGACTACTGCGACGGCCTGGTCCTGCCATGC GCAATGCCGATGTACACTGTGGTCGTTGGCTCCGCTGTCGTGGGAAGCACCACGTGCAACGTCCACAGTTTAAGCTATCCTGAGCCGGCAAGCTTTCAGCTGCCATCAGAAGAGGCTCCTCTGAAACCAGGTGGACCATCGTGGAGTAATTATGTCCGGGGTGTCGTGGCTCATTTCCCAG GACACATACGGAGTGGCTTCAATGCGGTTGTGATCAGCTCGGTGCCTGCAGGAGCAGGCCTGTCCAGCTCGGCCGCATTGGAAGTGGCTATGTTCAGCTTCCTCAGGGCACTGCTTGAGCCAGAGGAACTAAG TGATGCACACCAGGCTCCACTATTCTGCCAGAAGGCAGAGCACGAGTTTGCCGGTGTGCCGTGCGGTATCATGGACCAGATGGCTGCCTACTGGAGCAAGCTGGGCCACGCCTTGCTTCTCGACTGTCG GTCCCTTGCCTTGGAGCATGTGCCCGTCAACCTGACCTCCGTGGTGATTCTGGTGACCGACTCGCAAGTGAAGCATGCTCTCACAGGTGGTGAATATGCCCAACGCCGCGAGAACTGCCAGGCTGCCAGTGCCATCCTCGGCAAGAGCCTGAGAGATGCTTCACTTGAAGATCTTGAAG GCTGTCGGGAACGAATGACATTGGAACAGTATCGGCGAGCCCGACACGTCATTTCTGAAATCCGGCGCACAACCCAAGCAGCTGAACTGCTCCGAAAGGGCGACTTCCGGGGCCTGGGCGAACTCATGAATGCCAGCCACGCATCTCTTAG GGACGACTTTGAGGTTTCCTGCCCCGAGCTGGATGAACTGACTCGGCTGAGCCTGGAGTCCGGAGCATACGGATCTCGGCTCACAGGCGCGGGATTTGGTGGTTGCACTGTGACGTTGATAGAGGAGCGGCACTTGACAGCTGCAATGGACAATATCAAG AATAACTACAAGGGACAAGCTATCTTCTACATCTGCAAGCCATCGGGAGGTGCATCTTATGGCCGCGTGAGCAGTCTCGACAGTGCAGTGGAGTGTTGA